A genomic window from Babylonia areolata isolate BAREFJ2019XMU chromosome 9, ASM4173473v1, whole genome shotgun sequence includes:
- the LOC143285730 gene encoding uncharacterized protein LOC143285730, protein MLPWCSHGTSVSARRRQSLLLGATVGGSIFFYIIYSSVVVSMTDFSRTTRWRPYFLHANASLTSEQEATEAPTVPLHNVTIVTAFLDIGEFGKGSPSNKRDWHIYMKWSTAYSRVLSPVVMYTNSDTFARHFESVRGKLPHLTKVIRLPLTSLWVFGLKPKIAAIYAGGYPKHYPNTVYPEYTCVTHAKFDVLRDVLEKNYFPSHHIAWMDVGYLRNIAGQKPPLNYTMFPPPEYDPRRVLCGEVFNPDFNRAWKGILRGNVNWVAGGFFLARRDVMSTFVDQYRRAVTLFLEQGESQVEQHILYAMYTKEGRAIVKPTVELQALHGDWFYIGFRCLKPLPHNTSQLEVTTQP, encoded by the exons ATGCTGCCATGGTGTTCGCATGGGACGTCTGTCAGTGCTCGACGTCGCCAGTCGCTGCTTCTGGGAGCGACCGTAGGCGGCTCCATCTTCTTCTACATCATTTATTCTTCGGTCGTCGTTTCTATG ACAGATTTTTCACGTACGACACGGTGGCGTCCATATTTCCTTCACGCCAACGCCAGCCTGACGTCAGAACAGGAGGCGACTGAGGCGCCAACCGTGCCTCTGCACAATGTCACCATCGTCACCGCTTTCCTGGACATCGGGGAGTTCGGCAAAGGGTCGCCCAGCAACAAGAGAGACTGGCACATCTACATGAAGTGGTCCACCGCCTACTCACGGGTACTGTCCCCAGTGGTGATGTACACCAACTCGGACACCTTCGCCCGACACTTTGAGTCCGTCCGCGGGAAACTGCCTCATTTGACCAAAGTCATCCGCCTTCCCTTGACTAGCCTGTGGGTGTTTGGTCTCAAACCCAAGATCGCGGCCATCTACGCCGGGGGGTACCCCAAACACTACCCCAACACAGTCTATCCGGAGTACACGTGCGTCACGCACGCCAAGTTCGACGTGCTGCGGGATGTGCTTGAAAAGAACTACTTCCCCAGTCACCACATCGCCTGGATGGACGTGGGCTACCTAAGGAACATTGCTGGACAGAAACCGCCGCTCAACTACACCATGTTTCCCCCGCCTGAATATGACCCCCGGCGGGTTCTGTGCGGGGAGGTGTTCAATCCGGACTTCAACAGGGCCTGGAAGGGCATACTGCGTGGGAACGTCAACTGGGTGGCCGGTGGCTTCTTTCTGGCCCGCCGTGACGTCATGAGCACTTTCGTGGACCAATACCGGAGGGCGGTCACCTTGTTCCTGGAGCAGGGGGAAAGTCAG GTGGAACAACACATCCTTTACGCCATGTACACCAAGGAGGGCCGAGCTATCGTCAAGCCCACAGTGGAACTCCAAGCTCTCCACGGAGACTGGTTCTACATCGGCTTCAGGTGTCTGAAACCCCTCCCTCACAACACCTCTCAGCTGGAGGTCACCACACAGCCTTGA